A genomic window from Salvia miltiorrhiza cultivar Shanhuang (shh) chromosome 5, IMPLAD_Smil_shh, whole genome shotgun sequence includes:
- the LOC131025132 gene encoding DExH-box ATP-dependent RNA helicase DExH15 chloroplastic-like isoform X1, which yields MLSDVDVIVLDEVHYLSDISRGTVWEEIVIYCPKQVQLIYLSATVANPDELAGWIGQIHGKTELVTSSKRPVPLTWHFSTKTALLPLLDQKGTGMNSVAASYLNDTPALKKADIGSAVPFQIVVRLFVGNSRTPHTMVGYGWAGMLRKYLVDPVDMWWPSNVTQVSLFRSSRWESMSYEDYYKREG from the exons ATGCTTTCCGATGTGGATGTGATTGTTTTGGATGAAGTGCATTATTTGAGCGATATATCCAGGGGTACAGTTTGGGAGGAGATT GTAATTTACTGCCCTAAACAAGTGCAATTAATCTATCTTTCTGCCACTGTCGCAAACCCAGATGAGTTGGCGGGTTGGATTGGTCAG ATTCATGGAAAAACTGAGTTGGTAACATCATCTAAGCGTCCAGTTCCGTTGACTTGGCACTTCTCAACAAAGACAGCATTGTTACCACTTCTTGATCAGAAAGGCACTGGCATGAACAG TGTTGCTGCAAGTTACTTAAACGATACTCCTGCTCTGAAGAAGGCTGATATTGGAAGTGCCGTTCCTTTTCAGATCGTCGTTCGTCTGTTCGTCGGCAACTCACGCACACCGCACACG ATGGTGGGATATGGATGGGCTGGGATGTTGAGAAAATACTTGGTTGATCCAGTTGACATGTGGTGGCCTTCCAATGTCACGCAAGTTTCCTTGTTTAg ATCAAGTAGATGGGAGTCGATGAGCTATGAGGACTACTACAAAAGAGAAGGCTGA
- the LOC131025132 gene encoding DExH-box ATP-dependent RNA helicase DExH15 chloroplastic-like isoform X2 → MLSDVDVIVLDEVHYLSDISRGTVWEEIVIYCPKQVQLIYLSATVANPDELAGWIGQIHGKTELVTSSKRPVPLTWHFSTKTALLPLLDQKGTGMNSVAASYLNDTPALKKADIGSAVPFQIVVRLFVGNSRTPHTMVGYGWAGMLRKYLVDPVDMWWPSNVTQVSLFSSLV, encoded by the exons ATGCTTTCCGATGTGGATGTGATTGTTTTGGATGAAGTGCATTATTTGAGCGATATATCCAGGGGTACAGTTTGGGAGGAGATT GTAATTTACTGCCCTAAACAAGTGCAATTAATCTATCTTTCTGCCACTGTCGCAAACCCAGATGAGTTGGCGGGTTGGATTGGTCAG ATTCATGGAAAAACTGAGTTGGTAACATCATCTAAGCGTCCAGTTCCGTTGACTTGGCACTTCTCAACAAAGACAGCATTGTTACCACTTCTTGATCAGAAAGGCACTGGCATGAACAG TGTTGCTGCAAGTTACTTAAACGATACTCCTGCTCTGAAGAAGGCTGATATTGGAAGTGCCGTTCCTTTTCAGATCGTCGTTCGTCTGTTCGTCGGCAACTCACGCACACCGCACACG ATGGTGGGATATGGATGGGCTGGGATGTTGAGAAAATACTTGGTTGATCCAGTTGACATGTGGTGGCCTTCCAATGTCACGCAAGTTTCCTTGTTTAg CTCATTAGTGTAA
- the LOC131025132 gene encoding DExH-box ATP-dependent RNA helicase DExH15 chloroplastic-like isoform X3 produces MLSDVDVIVLDEVHYLSDISRGTVWEEIVIYCPKQVQLIYLSATVANPDELAGWIGQIHGKTELVTSSKRPVPLTWHFSTKTALLPLLDQKGTGMNSVAASYLNDTPALKKADIGSAVPFQIVVRLFVGNSRTPHTIK; encoded by the exons ATGCTTTCCGATGTGGATGTGATTGTTTTGGATGAAGTGCATTATTTGAGCGATATATCCAGGGGTACAGTTTGGGAGGAGATT GTAATTTACTGCCCTAAACAAGTGCAATTAATCTATCTTTCTGCCACTGTCGCAAACCCAGATGAGTTGGCGGGTTGGATTGGTCAG ATTCATGGAAAAACTGAGTTGGTAACATCATCTAAGCGTCCAGTTCCGTTGACTTGGCACTTCTCAACAAAGACAGCATTGTTACCACTTCTTGATCAGAAAGGCACTGGCATGAACAG TGTTGCTGCAAGTTACTTAAACGATACTCCTGCTCTGAAGAAGGCTGATATTGGAAGTGCCGTTCCTTTTCAGATCGTCGTTCGTCTGTTCGTCGGCAACTCACGCACACCGCACACG ATCAAGTAG